One genomic window of Vibrio ziniensis includes the following:
- the hldE gene encoding bifunctional D-glycero-beta-D-manno-heptose-7-phosphate kinase/D-glycero-beta-D-manno-heptose 1-phosphate adenylyltransferase HldE: MKPILPDYSDAGVLIIGDVMLDRYWHGPTGRISPEAPVPVVKVEKNEERPGGAANVAMNIASLGGHAHLVGLTGIDEPAQVLSDKLTSLKVSCDFVALPDYPTITKLRVLSRGQQLIRLDFEDKFENTDPELILSRMESALPNVQAVILSDYAKGALEHVQLFIKKARAANIPVFIDPKGADFERYRGATLLTPNLSEFEHVVGKVKSDQDLAEKGLSLIEKYDLDALLVTRSEHGMTLLRRGMEPFHLPTQAKEVYDVTGAGDTVISVLASSVAAGKPLDEACALANAAAGVVVGKLGTSTVSTIELAEAIHGSRDTDYGVIGEQALIEAVRKAQARGEKVVMTNGCFDILHAGHVSYLNHAGELGDRLIVAVNTDESVKRLKGPGRPVNPTDRRMAVLAGLGAVDWVVPFSEDTPQRLISEVLPDLLVKGGDYKPEDIAGGKEVIAAGGEVKVLNFEDGCSTTEIIEAIKGGRG, encoded by the coding sequence ATGAAACCAATCCTACCTGACTACAGTGATGCAGGGGTATTAATTATTGGCGACGTCATGCTTGATAGATACTGGCATGGTCCTACTGGTCGTATTTCACCAGAAGCCCCTGTACCCGTAGTAAAAGTAGAGAAAAACGAAGAGCGTCCGGGTGGTGCTGCTAACGTTGCAATGAACATTGCTTCACTAGGCGGTCATGCGCATCTCGTTGGTTTAACAGGGATTGATGAACCTGCTCAAGTATTAAGTGACAAGCTAACATCACTGAAAGTGTCATGTGATTTTGTTGCATTACCGGACTACCCAACGATTACAAAACTGCGTGTGTTAAGCCGTGGTCAGCAACTTATTCGTTTAGATTTTGAAGATAAGTTCGAAAACACTGATCCAGAATTAATTCTGTCGCGTATGGAATCTGCTCTGCCAAATGTACAAGCTGTTATTTTATCGGATTATGCGAAAGGCGCACTTGAGCATGTTCAGCTGTTTATTAAAAAAGCACGGGCAGCGAATATACCTGTATTCATTGATCCTAAAGGCGCAGACTTTGAACGTTACCGTGGCGCAACTTTGTTAACTCCGAATCTTTCTGAGTTTGAACATGTAGTCGGTAAAGTAAAATCGGATCAAGACTTAGCTGAAAAAGGCTTAAGTCTGATCGAAAAATACGATCTTGATGCTCTGCTAGTCACTCGTAGTGAACATGGTATGACACTGTTGCGTCGTGGCATGGAACCTTTCCACCTGCCAACTCAGGCAAAAGAAGTCTATGACGTGACAGGCGCTGGAGATACAGTCATTTCAGTATTGGCCTCTTCGGTTGCCGCAGGCAAGCCTTTAGACGAAGCGTGTGCGTTAGCAAACGCAGCTGCAGGGGTTGTAGTAGGTAAACTGGGCACTTCAACAGTCTCTACCATTGAATTGGCTGAAGCTATTCACGGTAGCAGAGATACTGACTACGGTGTAATCGGCGAACAAGCACTGATTGAAGCGGTACGAAAAGCACAAGCGCGTGGTGAGAAAGTTGTAATGACTAATGGTTGTTTCGATATTCTTCATGCAGGGCATGTTTCGTATCTGAACCATGCTGGTGAACTGGGCGACCGTCTAATTGTTGCTGTTAATACCGATGAATCAGTAAAACGTTTGAAAGGTCCTGGTCGACCTGTCAACCCAACGGATCGTCGTATGGCTGTATTGGCTGGTCTTGGCGCTGTTGATTGGGTTGTCCCATTCAGTGAAGACACACCACAACGTTTGATTTCAGAAGTTCTTCCTGACTTATTAGTTAAAGGTGGCGATTACAAACCAGAAGATATTGCTGGTGGTAAAGAGGTAATTGCTGCGGGCGGAGAAGTCAAAGTCCTTAACTTTGAGGACGGTTGCTCAACGACAGAAATCATTGAAGCGATTAAAGGTGGTAGAGGCTAA
- the tolC gene encoding outer membrane channel protein TolC, with protein MKKLLPVFISVALGSFSAAVSADDLAQIYDQAKQNDPQLLSAAAQRDAAFEAVTSSRSSLLPQINLTAGYNINSSDYDKRDSDKLTAGISFSQELYNRSSWVTLDTAEKQARQADAQYAVVQQSLILRVAQAYFSVLSAQDSLEFVRAEKAAVGRQLEQTKQRFEVGLSAITDVHDAQAQYDSVLADEVLAENTLINSYESLREITGQDHKDLSVLDTNRFSASPSAASMDALVEEAQQKNLTLLSSRIAQDVAKDSISLASSGHLPSLTLDGGYAFGKENNEDSSSYIGEAYNDLSIGINLSVPLYTGGSVSSKTKQAEFAYVAASQDLEASYRSVIKAVRANNNNINASIGALRAYEQSVISAKSALEATEAGFDVGTRTIVDVLDSTRSLYNANKNLSTARYEYILSVLQLRQAVGSLSEQDILDINSGLKAAKSTKTK; from the coding sequence ATGAAAAAACTGCTTCCAGTATTTATTAGCGTAGCTCTTGGCAGCTTTAGTGCTGCAGTATCGGCTGACGATCTTGCTCAAATATACGATCAGGCGAAACAAAATGATCCTCAATTATTGAGCGCAGCGGCACAACGTGACGCTGCATTTGAAGCAGTAACTTCAAGTCGTAGTAGCTTACTACCACAAATTAACTTAACTGCGGGTTACAACATTAACAGCAGTGACTATGACAAACGTGACAGTGACAAACTCACTGCGGGCATCAGTTTCTCACAAGAACTATACAACCGCTCTAGCTGGGTAACACTCGATACTGCAGAGAAACAAGCTCGCCAAGCAGATGCACAATATGCTGTAGTTCAACAATCTCTTATTCTGCGAGTGGCTCAAGCTTATTTCTCAGTACTGAGTGCACAAGACAGCCTAGAGTTTGTTCGTGCAGAGAAAGCAGCAGTAGGTCGTCAATTAGAACAAACTAAGCAACGCTTTGAAGTAGGCCTATCTGCGATTACTGACGTACATGATGCTCAAGCACAGTACGACAGCGTACTGGCTGACGAAGTGCTTGCTGAAAACACATTGATCAACAGCTATGAGTCATTACGTGAGATTACTGGTCAAGATCATAAAGATTTAAGTGTTCTAGATACCAATCGTTTTTCTGCTAGCCCTTCAGCAGCTTCAATGGATGCATTAGTTGAAGAAGCCCAGCAAAAGAACTTAACTTTGCTGTCATCACGTATAGCTCAAGATGTAGCTAAAGACAGTATTTCATTAGCGAGTTCAGGTCACCTACCATCACTAACCCTTGATGGTGGTTATGCCTTCGGTAAAGAAAACAACGAAGATTCTAGTTCCTATATCGGTGAGGCATACAACGACTTAAGTATCGGAATCAATCTATCTGTACCACTTTACACAGGTGGTAGCGTCAGTTCGAAAACTAAACAAGCTGAGTTCGCATATGTAGCAGCTAGCCAAGATTTGGAAGCATCTTACCGCAGTGTGATCAAAGCAGTTCGTGCCAATAACAACAACATCAATGCTTCAATCGGTGCATTACGCGCTTATGAACAGTCAGTAATTTCTGCTAAATCAGCGCTAGAAGCAACAGAAGCAGGTTTTGATGTAGGTACTCGTACCATTGTGGACGTACTTGATTCTACTCGTAGCTTGTACAACGCAAACAAAAACCTATCAACGGCTCGTTACGAATATATCTTAAGTGTATTGCAGCTACGCCAAGCGGTGGGTTCTCTATCTGAACAAGATATTCTTGATATCAACAGTGGCCTAAAAGCAGCAAAATCAACAAAGACTAAGTAA
- the nudF gene encoding ADP-ribose diphosphatase: protein MSQPGRPVSEFTPQDIEIVSKETLFQGFFRMVKYRFKHKLFQGGWSEPIERELFERGHAAALLPYDVVRDQVVIIEQIRVGTLEQKRPWQLEIVAGIIDRDESALDVVRREAVEEAGVEIGRIETVTSYYPSAGGCSEKLDVYVGEVDSSQAKGIHGLDYEGEDIKVHVMSRQQAYQLVKDGVIENGASIIALQWLELNYENLRTEWLK, encoded by the coding sequence ATGTCACAACCTGGTAGACCAGTCAGTGAGTTTACACCTCAGGATATTGAAATCGTTTCAAAAGAGACTCTATTTCAAGGTTTCTTCCGTATGGTGAAATATCGGTTCAAACATAAGCTTTTTCAAGGCGGGTGGAGTGAACCTATTGAGCGTGAACTTTTCGAGAGAGGCCATGCTGCTGCATTACTGCCTTATGATGTCGTTCGAGATCAAGTGGTTATTATTGAACAAATTCGAGTTGGAACACTCGAACAAAAACGACCTTGGCAATTAGAAATTGTTGCTGGCATTATCGATCGTGACGAAAGTGCACTTGACGTTGTAAGAAGAGAAGCGGTTGAAGAGGCCGGTGTTGAAATCGGACGAATTGAAACGGTAACCTCTTATTATCCTTCAGCTGGTGGATGTTCTGAAAAATTAGATGTTTACGTCGGTGAAGTTGATTCCTCACAAGCAAAAGGTATTCATGGTTTAGACTATGAAGGTGAGGATATTAAAGTACATGTAATGAGCCGCCAGCAGGCTTATCAGTTGGTAAAAGATGGTGTCATTGAAAATGGTGCTTCTATTATTGCATTACAGTGGTTAGAACTGAATTACGAGAATTTGAGAACCGAATGGCTGAAGTAA
- a CDS encoding DUF1249 family protein — protein sequence MAEVMVKRPYHVDLKELMRVYETNYAKLNALLPTQPSVDDLRCYQAAQMTYQLQVLEVTKYTTLVEICQSDDISVFPLPTMSVRLYHDARVAEVHTSDHLSRIKARHDYPNEKMVQKDEKAQINRFLGDWLTFCLKHGISRQPINFSHP from the coding sequence ATGGCTGAAGTAATGGTGAAAAGACCATATCACGTAGATCTAAAAGAACTGATGCGAGTTTATGAAACAAACTACGCTAAGTTAAACGCTTTGCTGCCAACTCAGCCGAGTGTTGATGATTTACGTTGCTATCAAGCTGCCCAAATGACATATCAACTTCAAGTGCTAGAAGTCACAAAGTACACAACTTTGGTGGAGATCTGTCAAAGTGATGATATTTCAGTGTTTCCATTACCAACCATGTCTGTCAGGCTGTACCACGACGCTCGTGTAGCAGAAGTGCATACTAGTGATCATCTCAGTAGGATAAAAGCTCGCCATGACTATCCGAACGAGAAAATGGTACAAAAAGACGAAAAGGCACAAATTAATCGTTTCTTAGGTGATTGGCTAACTTTCTGTTTGAAACATGGAATTAGCCGACAACCGATTAATTTTAGTCATCCATAA
- the cpdA gene encoding 3',5'-cyclic-AMP phosphodiesterase, whose protein sequence is MNVSLSIDNPDSIKLVQITDTHLFAPDDGCLLSVNTADSFRAVVKEICAKQIQYDAILATGDISQDHSAESYQRFSDGIQLLKKDCFWLPGNHDYKPNMGGVLPSPQIRTAEHVLLGEHWQMVLLDSQVVGVPHGRLSDHQLVLLEEKLAQHPERYTLVLLHHHPLLVGSAWLDQHTLKDSESFWDVVKCHTNVKAVLCGHVHQNMDKEHLGVRVMATPSTCVQFKPNSNEFALDKTSPGWRELELCSDGSVISAVKRLPNGVFQPDFDASGY, encoded by the coding sequence TTGAACGTGTCGCTCAGTATAGACAATCCAGATAGCATAAAGCTTGTACAGATAACGGATACACATTTATTCGCGCCCGATGACGGCTGCTTGCTCAGCGTTAATACCGCCGACAGCTTTCGCGCAGTAGTTAAAGAGATTTGTGCCAAGCAAATACAGTATGACGCCATCCTCGCAACTGGTGATATTTCTCAGGATCATAGTGCTGAATCGTATCAGCGCTTTTCTGATGGTATTCAATTGTTGAAAAAAGACTGCTTCTGGTTACCTGGAAATCACGACTATAAACCCAATATGGGGGGGGTATTACCCTCGCCACAGATTCGCACTGCTGAACATGTATTGCTTGGTGAACACTGGCAGATGGTATTGCTTGATTCTCAAGTCGTCGGTGTTCCTCATGGTCGTTTGAGCGACCATCAGTTGGTTCTATTAGAAGAGAAGCTGGCTCAGCATCCTGAACGATATACTTTGGTTCTTCTGCATCATCATCCTTTGTTGGTTGGAAGTGCATGGCTTGACCAACACACTTTGAAAGACAGTGAATCATTTTGGGATGTGGTGAAGTGCCACACCAATGTGAAAGCTGTATTGTGTGGTCACGTGCATCAGAATATGGATAAAGAACACTTAGGCGTTAGAGTGATGGCAACGCCTTCGACTTGCGTACAATTTAAGCCTAACTCGAATGAATTTGCGCTAGATAAAACATCACCAGGTTGGCGTGAGCTAGAGTTATGCTCAGATGGTTCGGTTATTAGCGCAGTAAAACGCTTACCTAATGGTGTTTTCCAACCAGATTTTGATGCTAGTGGATACTGA
- the yqiA gene encoding esterase YqiA: protein MSKRPTLLLYIHGFNSSPLSHKAQVMSEYCRNYRPDIKVVVPKLPSYPAQAAKHLLDVVNQYKNDYQIGLVGSSLGGYLSTWLNAQFGFPAVLVNPAVKPYELLADFLGEQENPYTQERYVLDESHIQELKELDVPVLKSPQDFWLLQQTEDEVLDYRQAVEKYTDSKQTVEEGGDHSFIDFERYPAQIIEFLDL, encoded by the coding sequence ATGTCAAAACGTCCAACACTTCTGCTTTATATTCATGGCTTTAACAGTTCACCTTTGTCGCACAAAGCGCAAGTCATGAGTGAATATTGCCGAAATTATCGTCCTGATATTAAAGTTGTTGTTCCAAAATTGCCAAGTTACCCTGCTCAAGCAGCAAAGCATCTTCTTGATGTGGTTAATCAATATAAAAATGATTACCAAATTGGTTTAGTTGGAAGTTCGTTAGGCGGCTATCTATCAACTTGGCTAAATGCCCAGTTTGGTTTTCCCGCGGTGTTAGTCAATCCTGCGGTCAAACCTTATGAACTTTTAGCAGACTTTCTTGGGGAGCAAGAGAATCCTTATACCCAAGAGCGTTACGTTTTGGATGAGTCCCATATTCAAGAGTTGAAAGAGTTGGATGTTCCTGTATTGAAATCACCGCAAGATTTTTGGTTGCTACAACAGACAGAAGATGAAGTACTCGATTACCGCCAAGCTGTTGAAAAGTACACCGACTCAAAGCAGACGGTGGAAGAGGGGGGGGACCACAGTTTTATTGATTTTGAACGTTATCCTGCCCAAATCATCGAGTTCTTAGACTTGTAG
- the parE gene encoding DNA topoisomerase IV subunit B, which yields MTEQYNAGAIEVLNGLEPVRRRPGMYTDTTRPNHLGQEVIDNSVDEALAGHATKVQVILHADQSLEVIDDGRGMPVDIHPEEKISGVELIFCKLHAGGKFSNKNYQFSGGLHGVGISVVNALSKRVEVAVRRDGQIYEIAFEHGNKVSDLTVTGTCGRRNRGTSVHFWPDSSYFDYSNFSVSRLVNNLRAKAVLCPGLEITFSDKVNDKEYRWFYEDGLKDYLIEGIKDSVVLPEEPFTGAFSAETEAVTWAVIWLPEGGELITESYANLIPTAQGGTHVNGLRQGLLDAMREFCEFRNLLPRGMKLTGEDVFDRCAYVLSVKMQDPQFASQTKERLSSRQTAAFVSGVVKDSFSLWLNEKPQLAEQLAEVCIANAHSRMRASKKVVRKKVASGPALPGKLTDCSVQDLNRTEIFFVEGDSAGGSAKQARDREFQAVMPLRGKILNTWEVSADQVLASQEVHDISVALGIDPDSDDLSGLRYGKICILADADSDGLHIATLLCALFTKHFQALTKAGHIYVAMPPLYRIDCGKEVFYALDDAEKDGILERLSQKKAKINVQRFKGLGEMNPLQLRETTMDPNTRRLVQLTIDDESATDEMMDMLLGKKRADDRRTWLQSNGDLAEV from the coding sequence ATGACAGAGCAATATAATGCTGGAGCCATTGAAGTCCTTAATGGCTTAGAACCAGTGCGTCGCAGGCCTGGGATGTACACGGATACAACGCGCCCAAACCACCTTGGACAAGAGGTGATCGACAACAGTGTCGATGAAGCGTTGGCCGGACATGCCACAAAGGTTCAGGTGATCCTACATGCCGATCAATCTCTAGAAGTGATTGATGATGGTCGGGGGATGCCTGTAGATATTCACCCAGAAGAAAAAATTTCTGGTGTAGAGCTTATTTTCTGTAAGCTCCACGCTGGTGGTAAGTTCTCCAACAAAAACTACCAATTTTCAGGTGGTCTACACGGTGTAGGTATCTCGGTCGTAAACGCGCTTTCTAAGCGTGTGGAAGTGGCAGTGCGTCGCGACGGTCAAATTTATGAAATTGCTTTCGAACACGGTAACAAAGTTTCTGATCTTACTGTGACGGGGACTTGTGGTCGCCGTAATCGTGGTACTAGCGTCCATTTCTGGCCTGATAGCTCTTATTTCGATTACTCCAACTTCTCTGTATCTCGTTTAGTCAACAACTTGCGTGCAAAAGCGGTGCTGTGCCCAGGGCTTGAAATCACTTTTAGCGACAAGGTGAATGACAAAGAGTACCGCTGGTTTTATGAAGATGGTTTAAAAGACTATTTAATTGAAGGCATTAAAGATTCGGTAGTATTACCGGAAGAGCCATTCACGGGGGCATTTAGCGCTGAAACTGAAGCCGTCACATGGGCTGTTATTTGGCTACCTGAAGGTGGTGAGTTAATCACGGAAAGTTACGCTAACTTGATCCCAACGGCTCAAGGCGGGACACATGTCAATGGATTACGTCAGGGCTTATTAGATGCTATGCGTGAGTTCTGCGAATTCCGCAATTTGCTTCCACGTGGTATGAAACTCACAGGCGAAGATGTTTTTGACCGTTGTGCGTATGTTCTTTCGGTGAAAATGCAAGATCCACAGTTTGCTAGCCAAACCAAAGAGCGTCTCTCTTCTCGCCAAACGGCAGCTTTCGTTTCTGGTGTTGTGAAAGACTCGTTCAGTTTATGGCTGAATGAAAAACCACAGCTTGCCGAGCAATTAGCCGAAGTCTGTATTGCAAATGCTCACAGCCGTATGCGAGCGAGCAAAAAAGTCGTACGTAAGAAAGTGGCTTCAGGTCCTGCATTGCCGGGTAAGCTGACCGATTGTTCAGTACAAGATCTTAACCGCACTGAAATCTTCTTCGTGGAAGGGGACTCTGCGGGCGGTAGTGCTAAGCAAGCTCGTGACCGTGAGTTTCAAGCGGTAATGCCTCTGCGTGGTAAAATTTTGAATACTTGGGAAGTTTCTGCTGATCAGGTTCTTGCTTCTCAAGAAGTTCACGATATCTCAGTTGCTTTGGGCATTGACCCAGATAGCGATGACTTAAGCGGATTACGCTATGGTAAAATTTGTATTCTTGCCGATGCGGACTCGGATGGTCTTCATATCGCAACACTGTTGTGTGCCCTATTTACTAAGCACTTCCAAGCGTTGACTAAAGCTGGCCATATCTATGTTGCTATGCCACCTCTCTATCGTATCGATTGCGGTAAAGAAGTTTTCTACGCGTTAGATGACGCAGAGAAAGATGGTATTTTGGAACGACTAAGCCAGAAGAAAGCCAAGATTAACGTTCAGCGATTCAAAGGATTGGGTGAAATGAACCCACTTCAATTGCGTGAAACGACGATGGATCCGAACACTCGCCGTTTAGTTCAGCTCACTATTGATGATGAGAGTGCAACTGACGAGATGATGGACATGCTACTAGGCAAGAAACGTGCAGATGACCGCCGTACTTGGCTACAAAGCAATGGCGATTTGGCTGAGGTGTAA
- the parC gene encoding DNA topoisomerase IV subunit A — MTTEINFEGVEQLPMRKFTEDAYLNYSMYVIMDRALPYIGDGLKPVQRRIIYAMSELGLSAAAKYKKSARTVGDVLGKYHPHGDSACYEAMVLMAQPFSYRYPLVDGQGNWGAPDDPKSFAAMRYTEAKLSKFAEVLLGELGQGNVDWQPNFDGTMKEPQMLPARLPHILLNGVTGIAVGMATDIPPHNVREIADATIHLIDNPSSELSEVMQFVKGPDYPTEAEIISPKDELEKIYRTGRGSIKARAIWHKEGSDIVITALPHQVSGAKLLEQIANQMRAKKLPMVDDLRDESDHENPTRIVIVPRSNRVDCDLLMSHLFASTDLEKSFRVNLNMIGLDNRPQVKGLVNILSEWIEFRRNTVRRRLQFRLNKVMDRLHILEGLLVAYLNLDEVIEIIRTEDDPKAVLMARFGITDIQADAILDTRLRNLAKLEEMKIRGEQDELEKERKKLEELLGSERRLNTLLKKEIKADAEKYGDDRRSPLVEREEAKALTERDLMPSELITVVLSEKGWIRHAKGHDVDGNSLSYKAGDAYLAQASGKSNQQAVFFGSDGRSYSLESHTLPSARGQGEPLTGRLNVAEGTTIRQVIMGEEDQLWLVGSDAGYGFVCKGTDLLSKNRSGKALVTLPENSEIMTPQAISDLDSDEILTITNLGRMLLFPIKDLPQLGKGKGNKIINIPAAKSKSREEVVSHLIALPSGASVTLYAGKRKLGLKPSDLDNFRGERGRRGGLLPRGLQRVTDIEIDASNAESNSDSEE, encoded by the coding sequence ATGACGACTGAAATTAATTTCGAGGGCGTTGAACAGCTTCCAATGCGTAAGTTTACGGAAGATGCTTACCTCAACTACTCGATGTACGTAATCATGGACCGTGCCTTGCCATACATTGGCGATGGTTTAAAACCGGTTCAACGACGCATTATTTATGCAATGTCGGAGCTTGGGCTTTCTGCTGCAGCAAAATACAAAAAATCGGCACGTACCGTTGGTGACGTATTAGGTAAATACCACCCGCACGGCGACTCTGCGTGTTATGAAGCGATGGTATTAATGGCTCAGCCGTTCTCTTACCGTTACCCACTGGTTGATGGTCAAGGTAACTGGGGTGCGCCAGATGACCCGAAATCTTTTGCGGCAATGCGTTATACAGAAGCGAAATTGTCGAAGTTTGCTGAAGTATTGTTAGGCGAACTTGGCCAAGGTAACGTTGATTGGCAACCAAACTTTGATGGCACAATGAAAGAGCCACAAATGCTGCCAGCGCGTCTACCGCACATCTTACTTAACGGTGTTACGGGAATCGCGGTTGGTATGGCGACAGATATTCCGCCACACAACGTACGCGAAATTGCCGATGCGACTATCCACCTTATCGATAATCCGAGTTCAGAACTCTCTGAAGTGATGCAATTTGTGAAAGGACCGGATTACCCGACTGAAGCGGAAATCATTTCTCCTAAAGATGAGTTGGAAAAAATCTATCGTACCGGTCGTGGTAGTATCAAAGCTCGTGCTATTTGGCACAAAGAAGGCTCTGATATCGTTATCACCGCCCTGCCACACCAAGTGTCTGGTGCAAAACTTCTGGAACAAATAGCAAACCAGATGCGTGCCAAGAAACTACCGATGGTTGATGACTTACGTGACGAGTCTGATCATGAAAACCCGACTCGTATCGTTATCGTGCCACGCTCAAACCGTGTCGATTGTGACTTGTTAATGAGCCATCTGTTTGCTTCTACCGATTTAGAAAAAAGCTTCCGTGTAAACCTGAACATGATTGGTCTAGACAATCGTCCTCAGGTGAAAGGCTTAGTTAATATTCTAAGTGAGTGGATCGAATTCCGTCGTAACACTGTTCGTCGTCGTTTGCAGTTCCGTCTTAATAAAGTGATGGATCGTTTACATATCTTGGAAGGTTTGTTAGTTGCTTACCTAAACCTTGATGAAGTGATTGAGATCATCCGTACTGAAGATGATCCAAAAGCGGTCTTGATGGCTCGTTTCGGTATCACTGATATTCAAGCGGATGCGATTCTAGACACTAGACTTCGTAACTTAGCGAAACTGGAAGAGATGAAGATCCGTGGTGAACAAGATGAACTGGAGAAAGAACGCAAGAAACTTGAAGAGTTGCTGGGTTCTGAACGTCGTCTCAACACACTGCTGAAGAAAGAGATCAAAGCTGATGCTGAGAAGTACGGTGATGATCGTCGATCACCATTGGTTGAGCGTGAAGAAGCAAAAGCGCTGACTGAGCGTGATCTGATGCCAAGTGAATTGATCACTGTTGTGTTGTCTGAAAAAGGTTGGATTCGTCATGCGAAAGGGCATGATGTGGATGGTAACAGCCTAAGCTATAAAGCCGGTGATGCTTACTTAGCTCAAGCGAGTGGTAAGAGTAACCAGCAAGCTGTCTTCTTTGGTAGCGATGGTCGCAGTTACTCACTTGAGTCACATACTTTGCCGTCTGCTCGTGGTCAGGGCGAACCGCTAACCGGCCGATTGAACGTTGCGGAAGGTACAACCATCCGTCAGGTCATCATGGGCGAAGAAGATCAGTTATGGCTTGTAGGCTCTGACGCAGGTTATGGCTTTGTGTGTAAAGGTACTGATCTTCTGTCTAAGAACCGTAGCGGTAAAGCACTGGTAACCTTGCCTGAAAACTCAGAGATTATGACGCCACAAGCCATAAGTGATCTGGATAGTGATGAGATCCTTACCATTACCAACTTGGGACGCATGTTGTTGTTCCCAATTAAAGATCTGCCTCAGTTAGGCAAAGGTAAAGGTAACAAGATCATCAATATTCCGGCTGCGAAATCGAAGTCTCGTGAAGAAGTTGTGTCTCATCTGATTGCATTACCAAGTGGCGCGTCGGTCACTTTGTATGCAGGTAAGCGTAAGCTTGGTCTGAAACCGAGTGATCTCGATAACTTCCGTGGTGAACGTGGTCGTCGTGGTGGGTTACTGCCAAGAGGATTGCAGCGCGTGACCGATATTGAAATTGACGCTTCAAATGCAGAATCTAACTCAGATTCTGAAGAGTAA
- the yacG gene encoding DNA gyrase inhibitor YacG codes for MSSQKPTLVKCPQCKQDVIWSEQSPHRPFCSKKCQMIDFGEWADEENAIAGAPDMSDSDGWSEEHHS; via the coding sequence ATGTCGTCCCAAAAGCCTACTTTGGTGAAATGCCCTCAATGCAAACAAGATGTAATATGGAGTGAGCAAAGCCCTCATCGCCCTTTTTGCAGCAAGAAATGCCAAATGATCGATTTCGGTGAATGGGCTGATGAAGAAAATGCCATCGCAGGCGCACCTGATATGTCTGACTCAGACGGATGGTCAGAAGAGCATCACTCTTAA
- the zapD gene encoding cell division protein ZapD: protein MTTHKFEHPLNEKTRIYLRVEALLHQMEKASAFADSIQHQLFFRSLFDLLEIFEQIQLKSELAKDIEKQRLTYRSWLNVDGVDQNMLTTLLNEVDDVHRNLMSADRFGQSLKEDRFLSAIRQRFNLPGGSCCFDLPALHYWLHLSLEKKSQDANKWMSTLKPLLDALTLWLKLTRETGTFKPRIAQSGFFQSDAEDANILRLSIPLEYGVYPMISGHKNRFAIKFIDFKTGQASSEEIPFDLAVCC, encoded by the coding sequence ATGACAACACACAAGTTTGAACACCCTCTGAATGAAAAGACACGTATTTACTTACGAGTTGAAGCTTTACTGCACCAGATGGAAAAAGCATCAGCCTTTGCTGACAGTATTCAGCACCAGTTATTTTTCCGCTCTCTGTTCGATCTGCTCGAAATCTTCGAGCAAATACAGCTAAAGAGTGAACTAGCAAAAGATATCGAAAAGCAGCGCCTCACCTATCGTAGTTGGCTGAATGTCGACGGTGTAGATCAAAACATGCTGACAACACTGCTTAATGAAGTCGATGACGTTCATCGTAACCTAATGAGCGCAGACCGTTTTGGACAATCGTTAAAGGAAGATCGCTTCCTGTCTGCTATTCGACAGCGTTTTAACCTTCCTGGCGGCTCGTGTTGTTTTGATCTTCCGGCTTTGCATTACTGGCTACATTTATCACTAGAGAAAAAGTCGCAAGACGCCAATAAATGGATGAGCACGTTAAAACCGTTGTTAGATGCATTAACTCTTTGGCTTAAACTCACTCGTGAAACTGGCACATTTAAACCTCGCATTGCTCAATCAGGATTTTTCCAAAGCGATGCTGAAGATGCCAATATCCTACGCCTGTCAATTCCGCTCGAATACGGTGTCTACCCAATGATCTCAGGGCATAAAAATCGCTTTGCGATTAAATTTATCGACTTTAAAACTGGGCAAGCAAGCTCGGAAGAGATACCCTTTGACCTTGCTGTGTGCTGCTAA